The sequence TGTGCATCTCTTCTACATTGTTTATcatagaaaataaaagtttttcatAGTTGTGCATattgacaaacataaacacGCCAACGATTTAATGCGTCAGCTATAGTGTGCATCACTTATGATCTGCATCCTATTGGATAATAGTTAGTATCAGGTTGTGGTTAATGGCTCACATGACTTCACAATATAGGAAAGAAGCAATCATTGGTGTCACACGTGTGTTTTTCActcatttattgttttgtggCTTGTAACGCTTGAACTTTCACCAGTTAGCTTCACAAATGTTGAGACTACATCACTATCTGCAGTCATTGTCCTGTTCTGCATTTCTACAGTAGCACAGCCAACAGGGGACTGGCCTGTGTATATAACACACTATTTGTCTGCTGGGttagtttgtatgtttgtgcatATGCTTGCATGTGCATCCACTCACAGGTCTATTTGCTCCTGATTGGCGAGATGCGTGACCAACAGCGTGATGTGCAGAGTTGGGACGGGGATCATGGCTTTGGCCAATAGGGGCTCCTGCTGAAGCACTGCCTCTTGGAACTCCGCCACAGCTGAGCTTATCTGTCATTGGACACGTTTACTTTCAATCGTCAGCAGTTACAAAGAGGTAGATATTGTCACATATGATAATAACTCATTCCCACTATGTTCCTCTCTGATACAGCTTGTTTAGCTTCTCTACTACTGCTAACCAATGAGGAGAGAGCAACGTCCGCTTCTAAGGAATAAGGAAAGAAATTGATTTCATtagcttaaaaaaaacagcatctcTCACTCATATTACTGCATGAAAAATGCAGGAACTAGATGATGATTTATACAAGTTTAAAGCAAATTTAGTCCTCATTGGTTTTTAATAATAACTCGTGCACACTCCAACATGATCTTCAAACACTAAAGTATGTAAACAATACAGTAAATCCTTACCTGTGTGTTAGTAATGGGGATGGAGACAAAGTAGTTGGGTCGTTgattctccttcttctttttcttcttgtctcCATCCTCTTCACTGTCCACTCGCCCTCCaatgcctcctcctctcttcctcttattCTTGGTTGACTCTGGGTTGGGGACTACAGACGATGTGCATGAATTGAAACTGAGCAAAGTCAGGGAGTCAATAATACAAGCAGCACAACTTTTGTTGGTCAGTAAGTCAGACTTACTAGCCTATATCCTTGTATTGGTTAAAAATAGCTTTTTAATcgaagataaataaataaataatattcatGATGTACATACATTCTAGCTCTTTCCACGTGGTGGGACTGGACAAAGCAAATGGGAGCTCCGACATGGGATTGTCCACAGTATGGGCGGGCTTGAGTTTTTTCTTCAtgaacttcttcttctccctctttatcTTCCCCTTTGTATTCTTCTCATTTGATTTAGTAGCAGCTGCCAAGAAAACTTTTAATAACAATATGACAAACACAACTACTGTACATGTataaacatgaatataaaaagCCTAGTTTAACCGGTGCTGTCTGGCAACCTTTGGCAACCATgattggatttttttatttaaatatggaaTTATGACAGATTCTTATATTCTATAAATATTTTAGTTGTTTGCTCACATTAGTTGtattgttttaaaacatttgtaatgTGTTGTTGAGCCTTGCTAAAAGCATTATAAATACATCAATAacaattattgttgttgttattattatctcaGACAGTCACGTCTACTCACCAGACACAGTGGAGGCTCCGGTGTAAGGCGTCCCTGCTTTCTCCTGGACTCCTGCGGTCATCAATACTTTGATCGatccctcatctcctctcccacTCTGCTGTCCCACCACCCCTTCATCGCctccctcatcatcatcaccaccaccatttGAGCCAATCGCAGGGGCCTCTTTGCCACAGGAGACACCGACTACCGGCTGCATGTCGCACACTGTGAGTGGACACAGGCAGGTGTTTGGCAGCGGGGTCTTGACCAGAGATGGGAAAGACGTCCCGTTATCTGTACTGGGCACTCAGGTGAGAACAGATGTCACTTATCTCACATTACCTCAGCGCTTCCCAGCCGCGGTGCAGAGGATCGAAACCCGCCGACGTGTTGACAGTGAGCGGAGGAGACGAGGTGCAGCCTCCGCGACGACTCCTCATTGACGAAACTCCTCAGCAAATCGACACTTAGTGAACACGTCCACCTGAGGCTCAGCAGGACGCGGCCGAGGAGCATGACACGCGTCACAAACTTTGGCTAACGAGCAAAACTGACGTTAACAGACATGACGAGCTAACACAGGCCCACACACATTAGCTAGTATCCTTGACTCTCTCCGGGAGAGTTGCCAATGGAGACGCTTTCTCTGCCCGTGGCTGACACCTGTTGAGATGAGTCAAACTGCCATGCAGCGAACTGCGCTGTTGGGTTAGCTAACTATAAGCTAACGGAGTTCTGCTGCCAATTAGCTAAACCAACCAAAACATAATCAAATAACTAAGCATAATGTTGCTGCTGTATTAAGCTTGCTAGTGGACATATTTCTCATAAAGAATAGTCCAAACAAACGACTCAATTTCACATAAAGGAGTTCTGCGCTAATTTGGAATCCCAACCGGAAGCAGCATGCTAGTAAACAATGCCAACTTCCGGTATGGTTTTTCAgggtaaaaaaaagttttctctTTTCGCAATAAAAGCACATGGCGCTGGAGTTATTGATTTAGtgtaaattaattgttttgtatcatcattattataattataatgctGTATTGTTGCATTGTACTCTGCTGGTGTATTCTGACTCATTTGTAAAGCTTCTGATATTGCAACTTTGCAGTAAATGTGCCAGATAAATATAGTCTGGTTTGATTGGATGAAATGAACGATagatttataattatttaaatttagtgaATTAGAAATTCAACATGATACACTTCAAAAAAGCTATCCTGCACTATGATGTACTGATTGGCTTCATTTAAGGGCACTGCTGTAAATGTCTGTGTCATTGTTTTTTGTGTCTTATTGCTCCAATATAgttctattttattattattacctctATTTATTTTGTACTTGTGCTGCCA comes from Pleuronectes platessa chromosome 17, fPlePla1.1, whole genome shotgun sequence and encodes:
- the LOC128459735 gene encoding A-kinase anchor protein 7 isoform X1 — translated: MLLGRVLLSLRWTCSLSVDLLRSFVNEESSRRLHLVSSAHCQHVGGFRSSAPRLGSAETPLPNTCLCPLTVCDMQPVVGVSCGKEAPAIGSNGGGDDDEGGDEGVVGQQSGRGDEGSIKVLMTAGVQEKAGTPYTGASTVSVFLAAATKSNEKNTKGKIKREKKKFMKKKLKPAHTVDNPMSELPFALSSPTTWKELEFPNPESTKNKRKRGGGIGGRVDSEEDGDKKKKKKENQRPNYFVSIPITNTQISSAVAEFQEAVLQQEPLLAKAMIPVPTLHITLLVTHLANQEQIDLATTVLARVKPSLAELLDGRDLVLPFSGIGHFRKEVVFVMLAPGQHRHTLDSLAGLLRRRFEEQGLLQGDSRGFEPHLTIMKLARASKLRAQGIKRVDPTLYSNYNNKFFGDQTVERVDLCSMLKKKQQDGYYHTETSLQLDLVQSPLHAKRSSGCSRSEPDEAELLRVSRKLVEDAVNRALQQYKQETLQNGGGPNATATQVPGNTEEAATKTDTTSNSTADNRK
- the LOC128459735 gene encoding A-kinase anchor protein 7 isoform X2, with the translated sequence MLLGRVLLSLRWTCSLSVDLLRSFVNEESSRRLHLVSSAHCQHVGGFRSSAPRLGSAETPLPNTCLCPLTVCDMQPVVGVSCGKEAPAIGSNGGGDDDEGGDEGVVGQQSGRGDEGSIKVLMTAGVQEKAGTPYTGASTVSAATKSNEKNTKGKIKREKKKFMKKKLKPAHTVDNPMSELPFALSSPTTWKELEFPNPESTKNKRKRGGGIGGRVDSEEDGDKKKKKKENQRPNYFVSIPITNTQISSAVAEFQEAVLQQEPLLAKAMIPVPTLHITLLVTHLANQEQIDLATTVLARVKPSLAELLDGRDLVLPFSGIGHFRKEVVFVMLAPGQHRHTLDSLAGLLRRRFEEQGLLQGDSRGFEPHLTIMKLARASKLRAQGIKRVDPTLYSNYNNKFFGDQTVERVDLCSMLKKKQQDGYYHTETSLQLDLVQSPLHAKRSSGCSRSEPDEAELLRVSRKLVEDAVNRALQQYKQETLQNGGGPNATATQVPGNTEEAATKTDTTSNSTADNRK
- the LOC128459735 gene encoding A-kinase anchor protein 7 isoform X3 is translated as MLLGRVLLSLRWTCSLSVDLLRSFVNEESSRRLHLVSSAHCQHVGGFRSSAPRLGSAETPLPNTCLCPLTVCDMQPVVGVSCGKEAPAIGSNGGGDDDEGGDEGVVGQQSGRGDEGSIKVLMTAGVQEKAGTPYTGASTVSVFLAAATKSNEKNTKGKIKREKKKFMKKKLKPAHTVDNPMSELPFALSSPTTWKELEFPNPESTKNKRKRGGGIGGRVDSEEDGDKKKKKKENQRPNYFVSIPITNTQISSAVAEFQEAVLQQEPLLAKAMIPVPTLHITLLVTHLANQEQIDLATTVLARVKPSLAELLDGRDLVLPFSGIGHFRKEVVFVMLAPGQHRHTLDSLAGLLRRRFEEQGLLQGDSRGFEPHLTIMKLARASKLRAQGIKRVDPTLYSNYNNKFFGDQTVERVDLCSMLKKKQQDGYYHTETSLQLGGCSRSEPDEAELLRVSRKLVEDAVNRALQQYKQETLQNGGGPNATATQVPGNTEEAATKTDTTSNSTADNRK